TTATAATAAAGTCGAAATTGGACTTAGTCCATTCTTCAAATCTTGCCTTATCAGTTGGTCTTAATGAATTTAACAGCATTGCCAAATTAGAGCCAGTGTGATCTATTTCATTTACTTGTAAATCTTGAAATCGGTAAAATCGTTCTGATGTGGCTCGAAGTGGTGCGATATATTTGACATTTCTAAATGAGTCGGATAAAGAAATGTTTATTATGTCTATAAGGTTATTAATGTTCCAGCCAATTACAAATTGGTATAAGCCATTCATTACTTCATCTTGGTGAGATTCAAAATTTTTAATAAATGTTTTTTGTTCTCTAAAGATAAAACTGACTAATGTACTGGCATATTTTTTAGGAATGAAACTGATTCTTTTAAAAGCATCAGTAACTTGATTAATGTCAGATTTTATATGAAAATATGGTTTAATGAATTTAGATGCTAAGTCAATGAAAGATGATTCTAAAGCTCGATCATTCCTAAATGACTTCGCCTAATACCGCTCCACTTTAGCCAGACCATGCTGATTGCCGGGGAACGGTGAAGCGGCATTCATAAATAATTTTACCTGTTCCAGTAACTGCCACATATACCGGCACTGATGGTTACGCGTTATCGTTTCGTGTAACGACAACCACAGCAACTCGATTGGATTTAGCCACGGCGAATACGTGGGCAGGAACAACAACCGGAACTTCGTATTTTTTTCCAGCCACTTTTTCACCTTGTGGCTTTTATGAATGATGTAATTATCAACGACCAGCGTAATGGTTTTCGCTCGCCGATATGTCCGCCGTAATGTCTCTAACAGCTTGATAAATAAATCAGAACACTTTTTACTGCCGCCAACGTAATGGACTCGTCCCGTATCCGAATGCAGTGCCCCTGCCAGATAATACTTTTGGTTCTGTCCCGGCGTAGTAATACGTTTCTGTTGCCCTTTGAGCATCCAGTCCGCGCCGATTTTCGGGTTCAGGTCGATATCTACTTCATCCTGATAAAACACGGGATGCTCCGTTTGTTTCCGAGAGACCGCCTGTTCGATGACGAATCGTTTTTCCTCATAATCTGGATCTTTGATTTTCAGTGTTGGCGCGGCTCTGCGCCAGACAATACCCGCTCGTCTCAGATAGCGATGTAACGTGGAAGGATGAAGCGTCACGTTAAAAAGCCGGTTAATGATAAGTGCCAACAACTCGGTACTCCAGCGGGAGCGCAGCCAGCCAAAATCCTGAGGAGAGCGTTTAATAAGAAGCGGTAGCATATGCAGGATATCAGCGACTGGCCAGCGCGGTGCTCGTCCGGCTTTGAGGCTCTTTAGACCTTCAACACCATGTAAAGTAAACCAATTTATCCATCTTCCAACCGATGAGCGGGCCGCACAAAGCAGTCTGGCAACGTCGGTGACAGTCATTCCCCGATGCAGCATCAGTATGGCGATGAGTCGTCTGGAGTAATTTTTATCATGTGTCTGTTGGGCTTCTTTACGCATTAGTCGTCGTTCTTCATCAGGGATTGCTGCTATGATCGGCATCGCTCAGTCCGGTTGGTGATTTGTTTTGATTTGGCGATTGATCAGATCGCATAACTCGGACTG
The genomic region above belongs to Pectobacterium colocasium and contains:
- a CDS encoding IS630 family transposase, which codes for MPIIAAIPDEERRLMRKEAQQTHDKNYSRRLIAILMLHRGMTVTDVARLLCAARSSVGRWINWFTLHGVEGLKSLKAGRAPRWPVADILHMLPLLIKRSPQDFGWLRSRWSTELLALIINRLFNVTLHPSTLHRYLRRAGIVWRRAAPTLKIKDPDYEEKRFVIEQAVSRKQTEHPVFYQDEVDIDLNPKIGADWMLKGQQKRITTPGQNQKYYLAGALHSDTGRVHYVGGSKKCSDLFIKLLETLRRTYRRAKTITLVVDNYIIHKSHKVKKWLEKNTKFRLLFLPTYSPWLNPIELLWLSLHETITRNHQCRYMWQLLEQVKLFMNAASPFPGNQHGLAKVERY